The sequence CTGGTACCAGCCTCGGGTCTGGAATTGTGTGTGAGTGCCTGGCTCTCACCAGGTGACCCTGCACCGTCATGAGGCATTTCAGAGCCCAGTAGCGTCAGGCTAAGCCAAAGCAAACAGCAGCCCAGAGCCTTCCATAGGGCGTGTGGAGGCCGGCGTCAGGTCACCTGGAGTGCCTCCTGTTTGCCCAGCACCTTGGGGCTCTGGAAAGGGAGGGGCCTGAGCCCAGAGCGGTTAAGTCACTTGTCCAGAGTGATGCCAGATCTGAGATCTGAACTCAGGACCAAGGCTGCGTAGCTCTACGCTGCTCCTCCTCTGATCACAGGCGGTCCAGATGCTGCTGACCCGACTCCTGTGTGTGTTTCTCTATGTACACACCACCCCCCTCTCCTGGGGGCCATCTCCCAGCCCTGCTTTGCCCCTCTCTCCTTCTGCTCCCTTCCCGGCTCCAGAAGTCCATCCAggccccacatcccaccccttgTTGAGCAGAAGCCTGGTCTCTGCATGGTCGCCATGACCTGCAAGAGCAGCTGCCTTGGGGCCAGCTCCTGCAGACCACGATGACCTCGGGCCTCACGTGGTGTCAGGAGAAAATGAGACAGCCTTTCTCCCTGCCATCTGGGGGTAGGGAGGACACTCAGAACCACACAGAAGCCATTTCCAGAGCCAGGGAAACCGAATGTTACTCTCAGTGTCTCTAAAATGCCTGTCGACTGACCTGAGTCACTGTGAGAAGCTGGTAAGCCACCCACATGTGGCTGATGATCGCCAAACCCTGGTTCTGCATCTCCACGCAGGATGGCATTACTCGAAAATCAGCCCGCAGTGGTAATCAAATCACGGCCAGGCTCTGAGCCCTGACTTGGCATGCCTCCCCCATGCTCCCTCACAGCAGCCATACAGGGACGGTCCCTTTACAGACGGGGAAACCGAGGCCAAGCCCCTTCCCATGGCCTCTGCCATCTTAGTTGTGTGGGTCCTCAGACCCGTGCGTTGGGTCAGTCTGCCCTACAAGAATGTGGCTGGAAAAAGCACGGTGGGGTGCCTCTTGATTCATGTTTCCCACTATCTGCCCCCTTGTTCATGCCACTGGCtgcgggggtggggagcagagcaGGGGACTAAGACCACCTGGTCTCTGCCCTCTCAGCACTCAGGGGGAGGTGGACGGAAGACAGACTTACACGTGGAACCACAGCGAGGGTAGCAGTGCAGTGAActtggagaaaaagtggaaggaaGAGGTCCGACTTTcatgagcaggaaaaaaaagcctGACATTCTCTTCCagttttttatatgaaaaatttcaagcatATAACGAAATTGAAAGAATTTCACAGCAGCTATTCACGTAGCCACCATCTAGATTCTACCATTTATATCTGACTGTACCTGTCTGTCCACCTCTCTGTCCATCTGTCAACCCGCCTCATGTCTTTGGGCACCATATATTTTTGAAAGACCAGGAGGTGCAGCCATGGTCATGCCTTTAGAAGAGTTTTGCCAGTCCCCAGAAAGCCCATCCATGGCGCCTGCATGGCCCCTGTGAGACTCGGAATTGGCGACCCTTGGCTACACAGTCAAGAGGGAAAGAGTCACTAGCGGTGGAGAGTCTTGActgtcttacatttttttttttttcttgaggtttctttttattttttggccactccgtttggcgtgtgggatctttgttccctgaccagggattgaacccgcgccctgggcagtgaaagcactgagccctaaccactggaccataggAAGTTCTCTGCATTATTACTGTGCATCATCATGCTTCCGGGGAGTTGTGGCAAGCGTCCCGGCAGAGAACACGGTGCAGGACTAGCAAAttgcacaggcttcccaggttggcCTTGCAGGATGAGGCCAGCGATACATCAGGGAGGATGAAACCATGGGTGGAGTCATTACTGCATTAACGCCCTTGGCAGGATCTGGTGGGACAGGATGTCTGCACCCCCGTCTGGCACCCCAGAGCAGCTCCTGCCACCGTCTGGGAAGGGAGATGTGACCCCATAGGAGTGGGAGAGAGGCTGGCAAGCTGAGAGGAGGGTTTTTCCAGCCTGAGGATCTTGTACCCGGGAGCCTGCAGTTGGGCCACGCGGCTACTCGGGCCCCAAGGGGGCCTCAGTTGGGAGTCAGGAGAGTAGAGGTGGCCAGGGGCTCGGGCCCTGTGTTCCCACTCAACGCAGGCCCTGGAGGACCTGGTGACTTCCAAGCCTGGGTGATGTTTGCTGGAGCGCGGAGCCTAGCCCTAGTCGTGTCCCAAAGTCATAAAGACGGTCAGAGTTCATTTACTGAGGGTTGCTGCACTGGGCACTCTGCTAAATGTGTTCAGTGTTTGGATTTCAATCCCCACCACAACGCTATGAAATACGTACAGGTGGCAcaggtggtaaagagcctgcctgccaatgcaggagatgtaagagacgcaggttcaatccctgggtcaggaagatcccctggaggagggcatggcaacccactccaggagaattcttgccggagaatcccagggacagaggagcctggcgggctacagcccatggggtagcaaagagtcagacatgactgaagcgacttagtacgtACACATGCTGCCCCATTTGCCATGTGAGGAAACTAAGTTACATGGAGCCCAGGCAGGAGACCTGCTTacctggattcaaacccagtcTGTCTGGATTCCTACCTGACCTCCTTTCTATGGGGTTTGGGGCTTTTTCATGTAAAACATCCAGTGCTGTTTCCTCAATGCACCTCTCTTAACAGATGCAGTTAGAATGTTCCAGATGGCTGGCCAGGTGTGCCGGGTCACCTTGGGTGGAATTCAGCCCACAGGTGGCCCTCCTCCAGTCCTCCGCCCCGTGCAGCTGGCTGGTGCCTGCCCGAAGCCCCTGCCTGGCCTGCGGACAAGGGGAAGCTGGCGGGGGGGAGTTCCCCGCCATAGGTTTTGGTACCCACTTGTGGCCTGCTCAGGTGTCTTTGCCCCCTGGGCTCTGTATCGAGGATGCTCAGAGGTGGCAGGGAAGCACAGCTGAATTCAGGCTCTGAGGCTGAAGTCCTTGTTGAGTCTGCTCAGGAGAGACCCGGCCCTTCCCTGTCTGTTCCCTCCATGCCCAGCCCTCAGCAGGGAGCTCTGACCCGTGGGCTGTCTCTGGTCCCCATGACGGCCTGCTGGGGGGGTCACAGAGGCGGGAAAGGAGGAGAAACAGGCCGTAGACTGCTTATATTTCCCAGGGAGCCCTGAGTTCCAGGCACTGCCAGTTTCTTGGTCCACATTTCATCAGCTCCAAGGCGCCACCTGTTTTAAGGTGGTCTGTTGTTTTGTGAACCACCAAGAAAGGAACACTGCCTCCAAGGGAGAGCATTCGGATGTCAGAGATGAACAAAGTATGTGTCTCAGAAGTGGGTGGTTTCAAGTCATCCTCGTAGCAGCTCCAACCACCTCTGTTGGCCCACTTGctggatgggaaaactgaggctcggggAGCAGAAGGGATACTCCCAAGCCCCGACTGCCAGTGTCTGCAGAGCAGGTGTGCAGCCCCAGTTCATGAAGCTCTGTTAAGTGACGGGGGTCCCCCTGCTGGTGGCTTCTCCCAGGCTCCTACGCAGAGTCTCAGGACCGGGGGGCCTCTGGGTCACCAGCTCACTTCTGCCTTAGAAGTTGGTGAATGAGAAGGTTATCTTTCATAAATCTGGCCCCTCTTCTCCCACGGACTAAGATTTCTCGAGCTGCTTCCTGGCCAGCTGGTTTGTTAGCAGCCATCTGCCTTGTCGGCCAAGATGGTTTCTCAGAGTGTTAGTTTTGCGAGATGCTCTACACTgtactgtccaatatggtagctacTGGCCACATGTGGGTAttacatttaaatgaatgaaagttaATAAAATTACAAATTGAGTGCCTCGATCACACCACATTTGAAGTGCTCAGTAGTCACATGTGGCCCATATTAGATGGTGCAGATACAGAACTTTTTATCCTAGGATGAGGGGTgctgtagaaaaagcatttgccCCTTAGAGAATCTGGTTGTATTTTAAAGGCTCTGACAAGTCCTGCAGTAAGCAACCGGTCTCACTTGGAGCCCAGGACTCCAAATTTACTTGCCCACGAACTGTTTTAACACCTACAAACAGTTCTTGCCTTAAACACATCAAGTGACCTTTCCCCCTGTCCCACGGCGGTCCTGAATATCACCCTTGTTGGGATTCTAACATCTCTCTTCTTGTTTTGTCCCCAGATTGCCTCGGCTCCCCAGTGTTTACTCCTATCAAGGCGGACATAAGTGGCAACATCACCGTATGTACTTGGCCTGGCAGCCCCAGTACCCAGATCAGGATTCTAATCCCACCCTGGTTACACTGCCCTGCTACCCACTGCAAGCTCCCCAGGCTAAGGAACAGAAGGAGATGTGGAAAACAGGCCTGGCCCCCAGCTCCTCTGACTCAAGGCTCCAGGTtcttggttctccttgcagtcatgccatccagtcaCAGCCAAACTGGGATTCACAGTCTGGAGGGCTGACCTGAGAAGGAACTGGCTGGTACTTGGATTCACTCcaccaaacaaaaaataaactccaggGTCCACAGTTGCACTGACCCAGCCCTTTCCTTCCTCAATCCTTAGAGCTCCTGATGGCATCCCCCAACCGCTGAccgccctcccccttccccagcaaGGACCCACCATGAGGCCGGTGCTGTGtcgttatccccattttacagacagggaaactgaggcccagagctgtTGAGAGACTCACAGCAAGGAAGTGGCAGGGGTGGGATTCACATCCAAACTTCCCGCCTCTGACTCAGGAGCCTTCTTCCTGTTGGACATCTCTGAATCCTAAGGACCTACTTGTGTTTGTCCACAGAAGCGAAACTTCAGATACTTGGGGTTCAAGGTGCTGTCAGTAGTGGTTGGAGAACGTGGACTCTGGGATCTGGTCAGGGCTGGACCCCGTTCCCACctgtaccagctgtgtgaccctaagCACATCACTTCGCCTCTCTgagcctgcttcctcatctgtaattgGCACGACGGCAGGCACGTCAGGGTTGCTGTGGGATTAGAGAAGGCTGTGGCTGTGAAGCGCCGCGTACATCCAGTGAATGCGGATGGCCTGGGGGTTACTACTGTCGTGACCAGCCCCCACGCCGGTCCTGGCAGGACAGCGAGGCTCTGCTGGGGTGGCAGCTATGGAGGCAGCCTTCCCCAGGGGGAAACCCTGTGTGCTCTGTTCCAGAAAATCAAAGCTGTCTATGACACCAACCCGACCAAGTTCCGGACCCTGCAGAACATCCTggaggtggagaaggagatgTACGGGGCCGAGTGGCCCAAAGTGGGGGCCACGCTGGCACTGATGTGGCTGAAGAGGTGATGGGCTTGGGTGGCGGGGTGTTTGTGTGACCGGGGGGCTGGGGGCCTGCCGTGCAGAGGACGGACAGCCAACCCCGCCACTGCCCCAGGGCGTCTGCTCTGACAGGGCGGACGGGCACGTCCATCTTCCACATAGGCATTCTTCTTGTGCAGTGCTACTTAGTGACAGAGAAAAAGCACCCTGGGGGCCAAGTTCTGCCTGATGGTGACACTTCTTGCTGGTTCCAGCCTCACCAGATGCATAACAAACCCACAGATACTCTGGCCACTGTGCTAAGCTCTTTAGATGCCTGATCATATTTTATGTGCTGTGAGTTAGGTATGATCATCCCCATATATCCCATGTCCTAGCGGAGGATGCTGGTGGCTTCTGGGGCCAATTCGTGGGCTCAGGGCACAGGGCCAGGGCTGGGACAGAGTGGCTGAGCTCTGCAGTTGCACAGGTCATGCACTGCACAAAGACGTCCTGACTACAACCAGCCAGTCACGTCACGCACATGGCAGATTTGTATATTATGACAGCTTATTGACAGAACCACAGCATCTAGAGAAAAAAGAACTCTAATTCACATAAATTCGACCtgtgggctgggggcagggcaccCCGATACGGGACTTGAACTCAGACGGTCTCACCCTGGAGTTAGCTGACAGTGCTTGTGACCATGTTACGCACTGTCCTCGTGGCACATACTTGGAACCGTGTAGAGTCATTCCATCTTACAGACGAAGCCGCTGAGGCTCAGAGGGCCAGGCAGCTCGCTTGCTGAGCTCATGCTGCTCTCTGCCAGCTCCTGGATTCCCTCAGCTATGGAGGCTCCACAGTCCCTGGCAGCAGCTACGAAGCCAGGGACCCATTCTCTCCTCCACTGATGTTCCCAACATTGCCCCTTCTCTGGGGCCTGGAGTCAGGAGCCAGGAAAGTCACACTTTCCCTGGATCCCCATCCCCAGAAGCTAATCCTCACCCCATACTCTCTGTGCACTTCTTTGGTGAAATGGAACAGGAAGAGTCTGCTCCCTGGAGGATGTAGCCAGTGTGGGCATCAGTGGGTAGGTGGGCTGTAACTAACACCTTTATGGCCTATTTTATGACTTGTCAACACTGAGCTGCCCTACTCTTGTGTGTCAGCCAGAGAGTCACATACCTGGAATGAGGAATGCCCCTGGGTCCATCCACTGGCAGGTTCTGTAGGTTTCTCAGGAAGAGCCAGGCAGAGAGTGACATTCAGGTCAGGAAGTAGGTTGTTTGTGTCCAGAGGAGACATGGGCAGAGCCTGGTGACTGGGAGAGCAGATCCTGGTGGATGTCAACAAGTCGAGCACATaatgagcacctgctgtgtgctgtgccTGGTGCCGGATGCGTGGGATGCTGCTTGGAGAGGCAGGGTCCCTCTTAGGGTATCACAGTCCAGCCCAGGCAGGGGGTCAGGCTGCGGGGCAGGTCATGGCAGCAGGATATCAGAACCTGGAGCAGAGAGaaatcagggagggcttcctggaggagggttACCAAGTAGCATCTCCAAGACTGAGCAGCAGGGTCCCAGGAGGAAGAGGCCTtgcaggggtgggagggcaggagaggTACAGAGTATCCACCCCTCCAGGAGGATCTGGTCCAGCCAGGGCCCTAGATGCAAGGTGGGAGCAGGGAAAGATGAGGTGCAATTGGTCAAGGATGAATTCCAGCCTCCTTGGGGGTCCTGGGATGCCACGGAGGGGCATCAGCAATGGGGTAAAATGAGGCTTGACAAAGACTCACTCCAGCTCTGGGCAGCAGGAGGATCATAAAGGCTGGGAGAAGCAGGGGCTCAGGAGAGGTGGCCAgtcagggcagggctgggactaGACCCTGAGCGTGGTTCACAGTCCAGGCTGATCCCCAGTGATTGAGAGTTGTGATCCAAGCATGGAGGAGTTCCTTTGCCTCACACGTGATAAAGCTGAGCTTTATCCTTTCAGTCCTCGGGCCAAGCGTTTCTGCCCCAAGAACCACCCAAATTGATCCCCACCCCCTTgcagggagggagcagaggagCCCAGTTAGGGAGTGAGACAGGCTCTCACTGTCTAAGATACGAGACTGAGATATGAACTTATATCTCAGCCTTTGACTGAGGCTTTTGGAGTACCTCTGTATTCCCCTCCGTGAAGTGGGCAGATTGTGCTGATCTCAGTCTCACCGGACGGACTGAGGGGAGCAGATGAGATGATGTGGAATAAAGGGCTGGCACTGATCTGATTCTAAACTTGGTGGCCTTGCCATGACCCACACCCTGCTCCTGGTTCCTGGAGCATCATCCTACCTCAGAGGAAGGGCTCAAGTGGCCACGGGAGGATGCGGACCACGGCACAGGCAGGGATGGGAGCGGGGAGCCCACAGGATCAGACTCGCTCGTGTTCTCTGCATGGCCCTGGTCTGTGGTCCCTGAGCCCTTTGAGGACCAGAGCTGGGGCTTCAACACTATATTGATTGGCTTCGTCCCTCAAGCACGGATGGCCACATGGCCATAGAAATGGGCAAAGCGCGTCCAGACCCTGCCCTCTATAGACTTCCCAGCCCAGCAGAGGCCGTGGCCGGGGTCAGCCCCAGGCCAGGTGTAGACGAGGTACTTGGGACACGTGAGGTGATCCCCTGGaagtggaggggggtggggtgtCACGTTACACAGAAGCTGGTGTAGACATGACAGCTGAGTGACTGTCAGCTTTGGTATTCCAGGGTCACGGGAAGTGCTTTATTCAGGGTACATCCGGGTCAGGGTACATCCGGGTCTCTGTGCGGTGGGTGGGCGGGGCCAGCGGGAGCGTGCTGCACCCTGACGCACCCTCTCTTTTCCGGCTGCAGAGGCCTGCGCTTCATCCAGGTCTTCCTCCAGAGCATCTGCGACGGCGAGCGGGATGAGAACCACCCCAACCTCATCCGCGTCAACGCCACCAAGGCCTACGAGATGGCCCTCAAGAAGTACCACGGCTGGATTGTGCAGAAGATCTTCCAGGTGAGCCACCCCGCGGGCGCAGAGGGACCCCTGGTTGTGGGGTTCGCCCTCCGCCACACGCTCCGTCGCTGTGGCACCCCTGCCCCGTGTCCGTGTTTGCGCTGCCCACCCTGGGCTCAGGAGGGGCTCTCCCCCGTCTGTCTGGGATGAGACTGGTGTGATGAGAGGCCTTTGCTGCACGGTGGGCATTTTCCTAAGTGCTCTGTGGCAGCTCTGACGAGGGGCCTGATTGGGAGACCATGAGAAGAACCAGGACAGGGACGAGGCCCTCAGGTTGACGGTGGGCTGACCTCACTGGCCCCTTGGATTCAGCTGGGACCCTGGCACTGGAggcgggtggggaggggaggaagggcccCTGTGCCTACCCACGGGGGTGTCTGCTGAAGGGACATCTGCTCACGAGGCTCTTGGTGACTTGTGTTGGGGTGATGGTGACCACAGGCCTTCGGCACCAGCCCGGCTATGGGAGAATACCACCGGAGAGGCGTCGAGAGCCCACGGGTGCACTGCACACTGTTCTGGTCCCCCTTTCTCCTACAGCGCCCCCTGCCCGCCCATCCTCTCTGCGGAGAGAATGGGGCTCTGAGGGCGGGTCTCTGTCCCGCGTGGCACAGGTCATGGGCAGGCAGGGTCAGGCGTCAACTGAATCCAGGCAGGAAATATGGCACCTGTGGGCCGTCCGTCCGCCCTGGCAAGCACCCATCCCGGGCAGGGACTGCAAGAGCCCTGCCCCCCCGCCGCCCACAGGGCCTTGCCCCCTGTGAAGGCCTCACGACCACCGCCATAACTGGGTGCCCTAAATGCCTAGCTCAAGGCGGGCTGCCCGTGGAGGGTCACTTTCACGAGAGGCCCTGTCCTTGGCtccctttcacagatgaggaaactgatgcccCGGGCGTTAAGTATCTTGCTAGAGGTCACACAGTTAGAAATTCCTGAGCCAGGATTCCTGAGCTTAGTATCCTCATCTTGCAAATAGACATAAAATAGGCCCTGCCTCACAGGCTCATTGTGAAGAGTCTATGTATTATTCTGTATACAGTGCTTGGTGTGTTGAAACTA is a genomic window of Bos javanicus breed banteng chromosome 17, ARS-OSU_banteng_1.0, whole genome shotgun sequence containing:
- the GLTP gene encoding glycolipid transfer protein isoform X3, whose protein sequence is MALLAEHLLRPLPADKQIETGPFLEAVSHLPPFFDCLGSPVFTPIKADISGNITKIKAVYDTNPTKFRTLQNILEVEKEMYGAEWPKVGATLALMWLKRGLRFIQVFLQSICDGERDENHPNLIRVNATKAYEMALKKYHGWIVQKIFQRCTRPPISPTSSKRSPRART
- the GLTP gene encoding glycolipid transfer protein isoform X2; the protein is MALLAEHLLRPLPADKQIETGPFLEAVSHLPPFFDCLGSPVFTPIKADISGNITKIKAVYDTNPTKFRTLQNILEVEKEMYGAEWPKVGATLALMWLKRGLRFIQVFLQSICDGERDENHPNLIRVNATKAYEMALKKYHGWIVQKIFQAALYAAPYKSDFLKALSKGQNVTEEECLEKIRLFLVNYTATIDVIYEMYTRMNAELNYKV
- the GLTP gene encoding glycolipid transfer protein isoform X1, which translates into the protein MALLAEHLLRPLPADKQIETGPFLEAVSHLPPFFDCLGSPVFTPIKADISGNITKIKAVYDTNPTKFRTLQNILEVEKEMYGAEWPKVGATLALMWLKRGLRFIQVFLQSICDGERDENHPNLIRVNATKAYEMALKKYHGWIVQKIFQADSLPAEPQGKPKNTGVGSLSLRQGIFLTQELNWGLLHCRRILYQLSYQGSQIRYKYTYIPSLLSLPPFHPP